The following are encoded in a window of Ranitomeya variabilis isolate aRanVar5 chromosome 6, aRanVar5.hap1, whole genome shotgun sequence genomic DNA:
- the ADNP2 gene encoding activity-dependent neuroprotector homeobox protein 2 isoform X5, which translates to MLILGSLTSLPTHTPGRHFLAVRQLGERRTGGGRGALAVSGTARPPTSAANMLQTPVTNLEKIRRARKRVKQLLLQIGLETCRDAFEGYRSKPFCCSLCKFSTRLVSSFKSHLQRYHEDEKDQELMSACPSCPFTSQTKNVLKHMRIFHSSVRKVQPGAKESPNIKIPNIKIPNVKSPNVKSPNVISSVRFSCRKCNYTDMLYYSLKKHVLLIHYQAELQNYFGEKSEEELKHSSAFKISPDSRYYCKKCTCVNGNRDALMYHILTSDKHRDLELKLRTDICDISRPHARRPYKKYLSSSIPLSPKPPLNVPNATPVTPPVAQGVKAISLPQNGPSPPLLGAPNPIIQKVEPVTMLSDPTGGLSPKISTTVAPSAQVGFVNTQFPQNQSITLQASLPQSVFLSPRFPLNQQVTATVLPSGGQVITGAQAGVRNAVLPINQTLALTCPQTLQSALLNMNPGANPTVFPVNQSVAPNNVVGSPPGIPQILTAPLLRQLIPTGKQVNGIPTYTLAPISVTLPVAPCAIPTVPPPTVPVQLSPPDKVMPVSSPPATAPSPPVVQPAQTKTEKPAKPSVGKRPVVSAALGKEAKQWKTCPVCNELFPSNVYEVHMQIAHVKPENKPTNKPKESANEAKGPVIIAAHASFLKVLKDNSIRCVTCKTFAHEDEVLKHLLMHGMVCLFCKAIFYELRNFIYHMKILHVNKKKVHNDFLKKRIDIPRDANNDVLFTHFDFTFNVSREQLGDRDMHLAVVTGTNGFTATPLYIKIQCKPESGPERQQESKCSFCNTALSKSEVYETHLKEKHHIMPTVHTILKTPAYKCIHCCGVYTGTVTLSAISVHLLRCRNAPKDSTSGEELVPEANGGPKQKGSENTKTKCSTTGDTPRASNEYRNNYKTGPNASKDMVPFKRRRLDIKPDSSETLEALLSLDMLELIPDSNATASNESKKEFLSKYFQKKPYPSKKEIELLSVVLEMWKSDVASFFGTKRYVCLKFLRSHKQRVLLGFKMAELKQVQHDVELQEDY; encoded by the coding sequence GGTTACAGATCAAAACCGTTCTGCTGTAGTCTCTGCAAATTCTCAACCAGACTGGTCTCTTCATTCAAAAGTCATCTACAACGCTATCATGAAGATGAGAAGGACCAGGAACTTATGTCTGCCTGTCCAAGCTGCCCATTCACGTCACAGACCAAGAATGTTTTAAAGCACATGCGAATATTTCACTCTAGTGTTCGTAAGGTCCAGCCTGGTGCAAAAGAGAGCCCAAATATAAAGATTCCAAATataaagattccaaatgtaaaGAGTCCAAATGTAAAGAGTCCAAATGTAATAAGCTCAGTCAGGTTTTCATGTAGAAAATGTAACTATACTGACATGCTCTATTATAGCTTGAAAAAGCATGTTCTTTTGATCCATTATCAAGCTGAACTTCAAAATTATTTTGGGGAGAAATCTGAAGAGGAACTCAAACACTCTTCTGCATTCAAGATCAGTCCCGATAGTAGATACTATTGCAAAAAATGCACATGCGTTAATGGTAATCGTGATGCTTTGATGTACCACATTTTAACATCTGATAAGCACAGAGATCTGGAACTTAAGCTTAGAACTGACATTTGTGATATTAGCCGACCACATGCTAGACGACCATACAAAAAGTATCTAAGTTCCTCCATACCTCTTTCCCCTAAACCACCACTGAATGTGCCAAATGCCACACCTGTAACCCCTCCAGTCGCTCAAGGTGTAAAGGCAATTTCCCTTCCGCAAAATGGTCCTAGCCCACCTTTATTGGGGGCACCCAATCCCATCATCCAGAAAGTTGAACCAGTAACTATGCTCTCTGATCCTACTGGGGGTTTGAGCCCGAAAATATCGACTACAGTTGCCCCCTCTGCTCAGGTTGGGTTTGTTAATACACAATTTCCACAAAACCAGAGCATTACCCTTCAAGCATCTCTTCCTCAATCCGTCTTCCTGTCTCCAAGATTTCCTTTGAACCAGCAAGTTACTGCTACTGTCCTTCCTTCAGGTGGTCAGGTTATCACTGGTGCTCAGGCTGGTGTGAGAAATGCTGTTCTGCCAATTAACCAAACTTTGGCTTTAACCTGTCCACAGACTTTGCAGTCGGCTCTGTTGAATATGAATCCAGGTGCGAATCCCACAGTCTTTCCAGTAAATCAGTCAGTAGCGCCTAACAATGTTGTAGGGAGTCCACCTGGAATTCCGCAAATCCTTACTGCCCCCTTACTTAGACAGCTGATTCCAACAGGAAAGCAGGTAAATGGCATACCAACATACACTCTCGCTCCCATCTCGGTAACACTTCCAGTTGCTCCTTGTGCTATACCTACCGTTCCTCCACCAACAGTGCCAGTTCAGTTGTCTCCGCCTGATAAAGTGATGCCAGTTTCAAGTCCTCCAGCTACTGCGCCATCTCCTCCCGTTGTGCAGCCTGCACAAACTAAAACAGAGAAGCCCGCCAAGCCTTCTGTTGGAAAAAGACCAGTTGTCTCAGCTGCTTTAGGCAAGGAGGCTAAACAGTGGAAGACGTGCCCTGTTTGCAATGAACTCTTTCCTTCTAATGTGTATGAGGTGCACATGCAGATCGCTCATGTAAAACCAGAAAATAAACCAACCAACAAACCAAAAGAATCAGCAAATGAGGCAAAGGGACCAGTAATCATAGCTGCTCATGCCTCATTTTTGAAAGTCCTGAAAGACAATTCAATTAGATGTGTTACCTGCAAGACATTTGCTCATGAAGACGAGGTGTTAAAACACTTACTTATGCATGGCATGGTATGCCTGTTCTGCAAGGCCATTTTCTACGAACTAAGAAACTTCATCTATCATATGAAAATTTTACATGTAAACAAAAAGAAGGTGCATAATGATTTTCTCAAGAAACGTATCGACATACCACGTGATGCTAATAATGATGTACTGTTTACTCATTTTGACTTTACCTTTAATGTATCTAGAGAACAGCTTGGGGACCGAGACATGCACCTTGCTGTGGTTACTGGAACCAATGGCTTCACAGCTACGCCACTTTATATCAAAATTCAATGTAAACCAGAGAGTGGTCCAGAACGTCAGCAAGAATCTAAATGTTCATTCTGCAACACTGCGTTGTCAAAGTCTGAGGTATATGAGACTCATCTGAAAGAAAAGCATCATATAATGCCCACCGTGCATACAATACTAAAGACTCCGGCTTATAAGTGCATCCATTGCTGTGGGGTTTATACTGGCACTGTGACTTTGTCGGCCATTTCTGTTCATCTTCTGCGTTGTCGCAATGCACCAAAAGATAGTACCTCTGGAGAAGAGTTGGTTCCTGAAGCTAATGGTGGGCCAAAACAGAAGGGAAGCGAGAATACAAAAACAAAATGCAGTACTACTGGTGATACTCCAAGAGCCTCAAATGAGTATCGGAACAATTACAAGACTGGTCCCAACGCTTCGAAAGACATGGTGCCTTTTAAGAGGAGGAGGCTTGATATTAAACCTGATTCTTCAGAGACTCTAGAAGCTTTGCTATCTCTTGATATGCTTGAGTTGATTCCAGACTCTAACGCGACGGCGTCTAATGAATCGAAGAAAGAGTTTTTGTCAAAGTATTTCCAAAAGAAGCCATACCCTAGCAAGAAAGAAATCGAGTTGCTGTCTGTTGTACTTGAAATGTGGAAAAGTGATGTGGCTTCGTTTTTTGGTACAAAGCGTTATGTATGCCTAAAATTTCTCCGAAGTCACAAACAGAGAGTATTGCTCGGATTTAAAATGGCTGAGCTTAAGCAAGTGCAACATGATGTAGAATTGCAGGAAGACTATTAA